The Chloroflexota bacterium genome window below encodes:
- the mgtE gene encoding magnesium transporter codes for MMKIVTHNLEIQKQRIINALEEGRVQDAIAILLTLHPADRADLFQELDTEAQRTLLAHLDIATIADLLEELDDEEAAEAAEEIPTERLADVLDEMEPDEAADLLGDLPPEQAREALAEMEDADEVRPLLVYPDETAGGLMTTSYIALRRHTTAAQAIDFLRHVSDRTEIPFYLYVVDKERRLVGVVDLRDLLAAPPDTVMEAIMDPEVIFVTAGADQEEAARLMAKYDLAALPVVDAQRRLVGVITYDDIVDVLEEEATEDIYHLASVSDEDIDPGSPVLEQLKGRLPWLYLNTLTSLFASWVISRFEDIIAQAAVLALFQSVVAGQGGNTASQNVAMTVRAIALGKLSPKALVRVLWKQFITGLMLGILVGTVVGVGVYFWRGNLYLSLVLALALVGNLSVGSMVGVLVPLGLEAIGVDPALASSILVTAVTDSSGFFIFLSLASHFLSKIAGA; via the coding sequence ATGATGAAAATCGTCACCCATAACCTCGAAATCCAGAAACAACGCATCATCAACGCGCTGGAAGAAGGCCGCGTGCAAGATGCCATCGCCATCCTGCTCACACTGCACCCGGCCGACCGCGCCGACCTGTTCCAGGAACTGGACACCGAGGCCCAACGCACGCTGTTGGCCCATCTGGACATTGCCACCATCGCCGACCTGCTGGAAGAACTGGACGACGAAGAGGCCGCCGAAGCCGCGGAAGAAATCCCCACCGAGCGGCTGGCCGACGTGCTGGACGAAATGGAGCCGGACGAGGCCGCCGACCTGTTAGGCGACCTGCCGCCCGAACAGGCTCGCGAAGCCCTCGCCGAAATGGAAGACGCCGACGAGGTGCGCCCCTTGCTGGTGTACCCCGACGAAACTGCCGGCGGCCTGATGACCACAAGTTACATTGCCCTGCGCCGCCACACCACCGCAGCCCAGGCCATTGATTTCCTGCGCCACGTCAGCGACCGCACCGAAATCCCCTTCTACCTCTATGTAGTAGACAAAGAACGCCGCCTGGTCGGCGTGGTCGACCTGCGGGACCTGCTCGCCGCCCCGCCCGACACCGTGATGGAAGCCATCATGGACCCGGAAGTAATTTTCGTGACCGCCGGGGCCGACCAGGAAGAAGCCGCCCGCCTGATGGCAAAATACGACCTGGCCGCGCTGCCCGTTGTCGATGCCCAGCGCCGCCTGGTCGGCGTCATCACCTACGACGACATCGTCGACGTTTTGGAAGAAGAAGCCACCGAAGACATCTATCACCTTGCCAGCGTGTCGGATGAAGACATCGACCCCGGCAGCCCCGTACTCGAACAGTTGAAAGGCCGCCTGCCGTGGCTCTACCTCAACACCCTGACCTCGCTATTCGCCTCGTGGGTCATCAGCCGCTTCGAAGACATCATCGCCCAGGCCGCCGTGCTGGCGCTCTTCCAATCGGTGGTCGCCGGGCAAGGCGGCAATACCGCCAGCCAGAACGTGGCAATGACGGTGCGCGCCATTGCCCTGGGCAAACTTTCCCCGAAAGCCCTGGTGCGAGTGCTTTGGAAGCAATTCATCACCGGCCTGATGTTGGGCATCCTGGTGGGCACCGTGGTCGGCGTGGGTGTCTATTTCTGGCGCGGCAACCTCTACCTCAGCCTGGTGTTAGCGCTGGCGCTGGTGGGCAACCTGAGCGTTGGCTCGATGGTTGGCGTGCTCGTGCCATTGGGGCTGGAAGCTATCGGCGTTGACCCCGCACTGGCTTCGTCCATTCTCGTCACTGCCGTCACCGATTCCAGCGGCTTCTTCATCTTCCTCAGCCTGGCCTCGCACTTCCTGAGCAAAATTGCGGGCGCGTAA
- a CDS encoding radical SAM protein, whose translation MVILGQWHNHQIKISVRERERSLTVSTIWEDHLLTAAYEGGGRPRTFITQGTVYRRALNGRMLAKWRAHGRRERRWLSQEEALKIEARGRALLQAVYADIQNGALRGNAELPPLGHTLFQRALAWDEEKSRADANRYRQIYLPIGILPPDQYSAIVLQATLGCSFNTCTFCTFYRDRPFRIKPPEEFRQHAEAVKDFLGEGIYLRQGIFLGDANALVVPMKRLVPLMEIANEVFPAPWGSIGRQSERAANHLKTHRGAWGGIYAFLDGFSGEKKTPDDYARLATLGLKRVYIGMESGHAPLLRFLHKPGEPEDVLHTVKAMKAGGVAVGVIVLIGAGGHFYAKAHVRDTIALINAMPLDHRDIIYFSELVITDDMPYARDAAAANLQPLTHEECVEQENAIRAGLRFGKSKPLISRYDIREFVY comes from the coding sequence ATGGTTATCTTAGGTCAATGGCACAACCATCAAATCAAAATCAGCGTGCGCGAACGTGAGCGCAGTCTGACCGTCAGCACGATATGGGAAGACCACCTGCTCACCGCGGCCTACGAAGGCGGCGGCAGGCCGCGGACGTTCATTACCCAGGGCACAGTCTATCGGCGCGCGCTGAATGGACGCATGTTAGCCAAGTGGCGCGCCCACGGTCGGCGGGAACGCCGCTGGCTTTCGCAAGAAGAGGCGCTGAAAATCGAAGCCCGCGGGCGGGCGCTCCTTCAGGCCGTTTACGCCGACATCCAAAACGGGGCGCTGCGCGGTAATGCTGAACTACCGCCATTGGGGCACACCCTCTTCCAGCGCGCCCTCGCGTGGGATGAGGAAAAATCGCGCGCCGACGCCAACCGTTACCGCCAGATTTACCTGCCCATTGGCATCCTCCCGCCCGACCAATACAGCGCCATCGTGCTTCAGGCCACGTTGGGCTGCTCGTTCAACACCTGCACCTTCTGCACCTTCTATCGCGACCGGCCCTTCCGCATCAAGCCACCCGAGGAATTCCGCCAACACGCCGAGGCCGTCAAAGATTTCCTCGGCGAGGGCATTTACCTGCGGCAGGGCATCTTTTTGGGCGACGCCAACGCCCTGGTCGTGCCCATGAAACGCCTGGTGCCGCTGATGGAAATCGCCAACGAGGTCTTCCCCGCCCCATGGGGCAGCATTGGACGACAAAGCGAGCGGGCGGCCAACCACTTGAAAACCCACCGCGGCGCGTGGGGCGGCATTTACGCCTTCCTGGATGGCTTCAGCGGCGAGAAGAAAACACCCGACGACTACGCCCGTCTGGCAACCCTCGGCCTGAAGCGGGTTTACATCGGCATGGAAAGCGGGCACGCGCCCCTGCTGCGCTTTCTGCACAAACCCGGCGAGCCGGAAGACGTCCTCCACACCGTCAAGGCCATGAAAGCCGGCGGGGTGGCCGTGGGCGTGATTGTGCTCATTGGCGCGGGGGGACACTTTTACGCCAAAGCCCACGTGCGCGACACCATCGCCCTCATCAACGCCATGCCGTTAGATCATCGCGACATCATTTATTTCTCTGAACTGGTCATCACCGACGACATGCCCTACGCTCGCGATGCCGCGGCGGCCAACCTGCAGCCCCTCACCCACGAAGAATGTGTCGAGCAGGAAAACGCCATCCGGGCAGGCCTGCGCTTTGGCAAGAGCAAACCTCTCATCAGCCGCTACGACATCCGCGAATTCGTGTATTGA
- a CDS encoding mechanosensitive ion channel: protein MAALGETMDFVVGLWASPVVKKVVFSLAAVLFAWGGKRLLARLVERRAQGEHTRKFVIRKLMGYGVDAFLLLVIFVIWAQPILADLSVTIGILGAGLAFAFQELIGSFAGWITVLTAQPFGIGDRIEIGGVKGDVVDIGPLFVKILEIRNWLDYDYPTGRVVSIANSAIFDKPVFNYTYSFPFIWDQIAVPVTYDSNWRLAAKMMREVVEQHAQYQRLLVEAKEALHRARQRFAIEKMTLDAQVFVRLTDNWIELTLVYPVEAVYRPAMNSEISTAILTLFEQTPDITVASETIDVVHVGQVDGFKENGQG from the coding sequence TTGGCTGCTTTAGGAGAGACGATGGACTTTGTGGTGGGACTGTGGGCGTCGCCTGTTGTAAAGAAAGTCGTTTTTTCTTTGGCCGCGGTTCTTTTTGCATGGGGGGGAAAGCGGTTGTTGGCGCGATTGGTCGAGCGTCGGGCGCAGGGGGAGCATACGCGAAAGTTTGTCATCCGTAAACTTATGGGGTATGGGGTTGACGCCTTTTTGCTGCTGGTGATTTTTGTGATTTGGGCGCAGCCCATTTTGGCCGATTTGTCGGTGACGATTGGTATTTTGGGCGCGGGGCTGGCGTTTGCTTTCCAGGAGCTGATAGGTTCTTTTGCCGGGTGGATTACCGTGTTGACGGCTCAACCTTTTGGCATTGGGGACCGCATTGAAATTGGTGGCGTGAAGGGCGATGTGGTCGATATTGGGCCGCTGTTTGTCAAAATTTTGGAAATCCGCAACTGGTTGGATTACGATTACCCCACCGGGCGGGTGGTTTCGATTGCCAATTCGGCAATTTTTGACAAACCGGTTTTCAATTACACTTACAGTTTCCCCTTTATTTGGGATCAGATTGCCGTGCCGGTGACTTACGACTCGAACTGGCGGTTGGCTGCCAAAATGATGCGCGAAGTGGTGGAGCAACACGCTCAGTATCAACGCCTGTTGGTTGAGGCGAAAGAGGCCTTGCACCGCGCCCGCCAGCGTTTTGCCATTGAGAAAATGACGCTGGATGCGCAGGTTTTTGTGAGGTTGACGGATAATTGGATTGAACTGACTTTGGTTTACCCGGTAGAGGCTGTGTATCGTCCGGCCATGAATAGCGAAATCAGCACCGCGATTTTGACGCTTTTCGAGCAAACGCCGGATATTACAGTGGCTTCTGAAACGATTGATGTGGTGCATGTTGGGCAGGTAGATGGTTTCAAAGAAAATGGTCAAGGTTGA
- a CDS encoding PHP domain-containing protein: protein MVSKKMVKVDFHVHTRFSPDSLTSLEAALRAARRRGLARLVITDHNTIAGALEARRLAPDFVIVGEEVMTTEGELLAYFLEEEVPAGLPPEEALARLRAQGAFVAAAHPFDARRKGHWSLAALERIAPLLDAVEGFNARCFSARANQRAARFAAEHGLLVVAGSDAHTAAEIGRGAMLLPDFEPAAAGLRAALREGRVVGAASPPWVVLASRYAKWRGRMEGR from the coding sequence ATGGTTTCAAAGAAAATGGTCAAGGTTGATTTTCACGTTCACACCCGTTTCTCGCCCGATAGCCTGACTTCGCTGGAGGCCGCGCTCCGTGCTGCCCGACGACGGGGGCTGGCGCGGCTGGTCATTACCGACCACAACACCATTGCCGGGGCTCTGGAAGCCCGCCGCCTGGCCCCTGATTTCGTCATTGTGGGTGAAGAGGTGATGACCACCGAGGGCGAACTGCTGGCGTATTTTCTTGAAGAGGAAGTGCCGGCTGGCCTGCCGCCTGAGGAAGCCCTTGCCCGGCTGCGGGCGCAGGGGGCGTTTGTGGCCGCAGCGCATCCTTTCGATGCGCGCCGCAAAGGGCACTGGTCGCTCGCGGCGCTGGAGCGCATTGCCCCTTTGCTCGACGCGGTGGAAGGGTTCAACGCCCGCTGCTTTTCGGCGCGGGCCAACCAGCGGGCGGCGCGCTTTGCTGCCGAACACGGCTTGCTGGTGGTCGCTGGGTCGGATGCTCACACCGCCGCGGAAATCGGCCGTGGGGCGATGCTCCTCCCCGACTTTGAGCCTGCTGCCGCGGGGTTGCGGGCAGCTTTGCGGGAAGGCCGTGTGGTGGGGGCGGCTTCCCCGCCGTGGGTGGTGCTGGCTTCCCGCTATGCCAAATGGCGCGGGCGGATGGAGGGACGATGA